The Culex pipiens pallens isolate TS chromosome 2, TS_CPP_V2, whole genome shotgun sequence DNA window CTGAAGCagaaccgaaaaaaaataaactcgtcAAAACCTCAACTCACCACCAAGTTCAAGCTCAAAACCAACCTGCGATCCAACGGGCGGTGCCGGAGGCACGGGAGCCATCGAACTCGTCTCGACCTTCCCCGGTGGTTCCGGAGTGAACAGGCTGTTGATGAGGGAGTCCAAGTCGCCATCTTCGGCTAGGACGGCCCCTGAAGCCAGGACGAGCACGACGCATATCGCAGTGGTACGCCTCATTTCGGATGCTGGAATACAAATGTTGGTGCTGAAGTTCGAGACTCGGCGATTTATAATGATACAAGTGTAGGTGTGAGATGGCGCGCGGTTGGACGCCGCCGAGAACGCGTGAGCGCGCGCACGAGCGAGAGAGAGAACGttaattttatttgtaaattcAAGTTCGAACGGAACGAGCGGCGTATCGCTAGAGCTTGGTTGGTGATTTGATAACCGGTAATGCTTTGAAATCCCCAGGATTTCGTTTATTCCAAACAGAAAATCAGCATGCAGATAAGGTGGTTTTCCAATGTTTTGGAAAATGTATATTTGAATTTCTTGTGCATAATTATTAGGGTACCCACCCTTTTTAAAAAGTACTCAGATCAAGTTCTAGTGTAGTGTCCCTTGTAGAGAATATCCATAGGacctctcatgccaaatatcaggtTGGAGAAAAATGCAGCAAATTCTAGTACGGACAGATATCAGCAAAATTGTCAGGAGAACAACATTTCCGAAGGAAGCACATCGATGTATTGAAACTGCGTCTTGCTCAACGGCAAATACATCCTGAGAGTCAACGGTTTTCCCATGAATAAGCACATAATTACGATTCTAATACACGTGGTAGCAATTTGACATGTGGCATCGCGGTGTACGGCAAGCTTTTAGAGCATGCTAAGgaaatttttatgctttttaagcGGAAAACCGTTAATTCCGACGACCCTGGATGTATTGCCATTGAGACCGATCAGGGTTGATCGAATCgccttgagcaattctctgccaaacccgaaatggattttacttgtaTGTTTTATTTACCTCAAATTTTGTGGGgccttttctatgaccaaagttgccatttttttcattggttcactcatacaagtctccatataatgatacgttaatatttgaaaatctgttacTTCTGGAGGAATTTCCTGATCAAAACCTACaatttttccgaagacaccaaaatttgtaggtattgatgaggactactcAGTAATAATAGGTACAcggtttttgtcgattttttaattaacttatttttgcaaaaactcaatttcccaaatttcccccgtttttacttattttcgagattttttgatttcataGTGGACCAAAtctcgcaacttttgagcgataaagaagtatggtcaaacatTTTGCCGCCGAgatataagttttttgaaaaaaatagtgatttttggatcgaaatttcatacattaacaatccaacgcccaaggctccaaaaaagttggaacggtaacttcaactcgctggttctctaGCATtattcaaccaatcaagatgattcttctttccagtaaTTTGTTTGGGTGTCTAGATGATTcaagaactttgcagaacttaatttgatcaaatctgtaatttttgcgatcaaaaacatcgtgccaacttttttttcgcgtgtaaaaaaaaatcgccaaaaattccgcggaggcaatcgttttaaaaaagatggaacgatgtttttggtcgcaaaaattacagatttgaattaattaagttctgcaaagttctagaatcatctagacatcctaacaaatcactggaaacaagaatcgtcccaattggttgagtaatgcccgagaaccagcgagttgaagtcaccgttccaccttttttgggaggcttgggcgtccgtgtaagttggacatgcgttgggagTTCCAGTGTTAAGTAACACTTCGAAACACCAGAGGGCGTTGAAAAATAACGGTAagtactgtgaatacaaagagacgagttgttccttttaattccgctatatattttaatatcttgacagatacgtatttcgtctactacttgcagacttcatcagtgttctgttctcgactcgagaacagaacactgatgaagtctgcaagtagtagacgaaatacgtatctgtcaagatattaaaatatatagcggaattaaaaggaacaactcgtctctttgtattcacagtaatgcattctgctaaaacgctcaaccaaaccacaaacgGTAAGTAATTAAGACACAGTTGAAATGATAAAACATTACAACGAAAAAATACAGTGCCATTGTTTaggtttgtttacattgcacagtggtcatcaaccgaaatctagcgtgacaaaatagttagcggccacacgttaagatttagagctttggtgtcttcgggacaaataaTCATGGCCAATAGGgtcatcttttggtatggcggtcattagggtggtccaaattttcgggtggttcagaattttatgTTGAAGGGgggacgagatagcgctttggtgtcttcagaaaagttgtagggaacaccATTCTAAGCAACATTGCTCAAGAGCATAGAGCTCTATCGTCAAACGGGAAGTttttagagccatttttgtgatTTAGGTTTAGAtgtgtatgaaaaaataaatattttgaatttattaactCAGGCTTATATCGTAGCGAGTTGGTggtcaacaaaatttaaaaaaaaatatgtaaatatttcagctaaaactaatttattcttttaaaactactagatcattttgtacatttttgagcccTGCTACACAactgtagagcttgtcaaaatgaacaatttCATTCctgaaaaacgaattttggtcaaatctatcaaaagttataggcaaaaaacgatttaaaaatgctcatttaaaattgaaattaaatgagttaaacaaaaaagacctccgagaaagcaatgtaattagaatgtgtactttcagatgctttcaagagcgaggtcaaactccaccaccttttgAAGTTatacacatttcaaaatgatcGATGTTCGGTTTAGATGTGtatgaaaaaatgagtattttgaaTTGAATGAAGATAAAGCTTTGTGCTTTTCAGCACAGTTGCTTCGAATGGTGTTCCCTACaatttttctgaagacaccgaagTGCTAACTCGTCATCCCGTCAAAATAAAAACTCTGAACCACCcgaaaatttaccaaaagatgccccttaAATcctaacgtgtggccgctatcaattttgtcacgccaGATTTCAGTTTCGGACCACTCGGCATTAACCAtgataaattttcgatttttcaaaaatggtaacTCATtcatttctaaaattatttttgtcaatttaaaaaaaatgctaaaattttgtcAAAGAGACGTTGAAGATTGGACTACTGggtgctgagatacagcggctttaagAAAGATAAActggaaaatttaagttttccctGACTCATAtcagatttcgtagagaattgctcacctggTCTCTTCGGGAACGTTGTTCTCTAAAAAAATCGTTcatatgtaaaatttaattcctTCACTGACCCTACTAGAAGTTGCTgcctttttgagattttttcaaaaattttacccgCCCTATTAAGTTTTTTATGTAATGGACGCGCTGATAACATTACGTCGTGCAACATTTTCTAATACAATATTTGATTTTATGAACATTtggaataataaaaattgtaattataACAAAACAATAAAGCTAACTTTCACAACCTTTCAATGCATGATATTACTTAAACGATGATTTAACTAcccaaacagaataaaattatgAATGCTAAAAGCTATTTGTTTCTCAGTTCCAAAACCGGTCATTAGCCGGTTTTCAGCTCGTTTTTGTCCATCCAATGTCAACAGATGAAATGTATACTCCGTAAAATCGCCATTTTTTGCGCCGCGCAATACAACGGTTTCCACAACAAAACGCCACCATGGTTGTTTTGCACTTTGTTGGAAATCCCAGTATCAATCTCAGAGTGTGACCTCACCAGTGGCGTTTGGGTTGGTTCCACCAGGTCGCACAATTCGTTGCGAAGCTTCCTCGTTCCGATCAATATGCTGTTTGGTACGACGAGTGATTATGCACAAACAAGTTTAAGCTCCCACTTTGGCAGCATCTTCTTCCTCGCCTAGAACATTAGCGTACGCAGAACTTACCTTACGATGAGCCTGCCAGCAAAACCGGTATTTCTTGTCTGGTCTTCTTGTCCTGACGCCAATGACACTGACCGCCGATTCCCTTGAGGATGCGAACACGAAGCAAACCCAACTAACTCTAGCTATAGCTCCACCTTAACCCTCTGCTTTGTATGGTACGGGTCAGCGATCACCGATCCTCTTCGATCTCTGATTGATTTGAATCGATTCGTCGTCGGCTCGTTTGCTAGTGTAAGTTGAGAGAGTTTAGCTCACGAATTCTCTTTTTTGTGAAACTATCACTCATTGGGGTAGTATTGTGATCTGTTATAGagttaatttttaagaaactttTACACATACCGTATACCGAAGTTAAATTGAAAGCtgggttgaagttttttttaatgaaaattacgaaTTCAATACAAACAGAATGGTATGGAACCATGCTGAGCTTGgtagtgttcaaagtacctcaaaaagtaaattccaattatttttgaaaagatataAAGTTGAACTATAGATTTTGAATCATtgataaatatgattattaaaATACTCTCAATGTGATtatttttctcaatgaaaatcaGTTCGAATTGTAAAACGGACTGCTTTATccgattctttggacaattctACACAAAGAACAGTAAGaattaatttctaaattacaagttttaattgttattgaaatagaATTCAAACCTTCAATAAAACAAGTTTCTTAgtaaaataaaactataaaactgCTTTTGATGGCTACACATATAGTCCAGACTCTGACGGCCTTGGGAAAATTTCTCTGCGGATAATCCAATCACgataaataaattttcgttgtcttatttttgataatCAAGCTTCGGTGTGGAcctcttaagaggcagtatttgtagattctgctcggtttgttctagaggtcgtatcgaggtgctccgatttggatgaaactttcagggtttgtttgtctatacatgagatgaactcatgccaaatatgagccctctacgacaaagggaagtgggttaaaacgggcattgaagtttgaggtccaaaaaacatgaaaatcttaaaatagctcgcatttccgtaaaacttcatcaattccaactctcttagatgcattcgaaaggtattttgaagcccttcaaaatgtgctatagacatccaggattggtttgactttttctcatagcttttgcaaattactgttaaaaattgattttttcaaaaccttaataacttttgccaacagcctccaacacccatactcccataggtcaaaagttagggaatttcatggactagaagcctacggtattaactttttggccaatcgcagtttttctcatagttttacgatttttctagaacaaacattttacaacgttagtttttgccctgtaggcctccacagcggcactttttggtctcaattttgtcatattcggaatcctcggacaatttcacgtaagttagaagtattggagttgtaatattgatttaaaaaataattaaataaaacatttttgaaaaaagaaatagatcttatttaccctgtgatcaatacgtcaaatgctgtatcaagtaggcgaaaacttgttttacccctaatccgacaaaatgctaaataatattttaattaattttaaatggcattttttacaatcaaattctTAATTACAACACTTcaatcttatgtaaaattttcagaggATTCCGAATAAGTCAAAATTgataccaaaaagtgccgctatggaggcctacagggcaaaaactaacgttgtaaaatgtttgttctagaaaaatcgtaaaactatgagaaaaactgcgattggccaaacagttaataccgtaggcttctagtccatgaaattccctaacttttgacctatgggagtatgggtgttggaggctgttggcaaaagttattgaggttttaaaaaaatccatttttaacagtaatttgcaaaagctatgagaaaaagtcaaaccaatcctggatgtctatagcacattttgaagggcttcaaaagaccattcgaatgcatctaagaaagatggaattgatgaagttttacggaaatgcgagcaattttaagatttttcatgttttttggacctcaaacttcaatacccgttttaacccacttccctttgtcgtagagggctcatatttggcatgagttcatctcatgtatagacaaacaaaccctgaaagtttcatccaaatcggagcacctcgatacgacctgtttcacatcggtgaaaaactcgctcttaaccaCTTAAAAAGACTCAGAATTTTAAGACTCAAGATGGTGACCAAAATGGCGGAtattaaatattgagaaaatgccgATCACCTCTATATTTTGACTAAAAGGGGTCGCAGAAATAGAATTTGATGTCAAAAGAAACAacattaaaaagaaataaaacaaaaaacttttttaatgatgattccattatccgaagtccaatacaaaccttcagataacTGAACTTCGCAAAATCGAAACTTGAGATAATCATGGCTTACCTGTGGTTAATTTgacattccatctcaactgtgcacgaaaaagtgcaaatttgaaaattaccctctccgatcctgctcaaatttggcagagctgttgatactatcaaaacatgcaagaatcccgaatttcatccaaatcggaccaccccctccaattttgtacctccccaaaaaatcgactttttggcgatttttgaccaaacctcctagtttcaaacgacgataactcaggaaccacaaatcttagagggtcggtcttagactcaattttgaaggaaattggatgtAGAATCCAAAAATccgttatcaaaattttgattaatttatgttttctacctgtattgcgcaattgaaaactttaaacggccgtatctcaaaacaccccagcttattttttttatttgacctcaccatcgtgttccccggtcaattttacataagaatcacttatcgacagaaatgaatatgtttcgttccagagatatcgaattttaaacttttgtgttttcgagataacctacatcagcttcattcgccacaTCTGCTAGAatcacacaggcgggctgatcaataactgctacctgtttcgcttccgcttcagatggaattcCCCTTATTCAATCCAATTTGTACACTACTTTAAGTCTCCTCGATTTTTAAgattacaattttcaatgaaaccatttttttacagcttttttGTGGACAGGGACATTGTGTGGCCTACCACAgtacatttatttaaatatatctTAAGAATAAccatttgaataatatttgaaaattaaatttaacccttgttaatgtcaccccggtttactataattaaaaaaatgtaataagtgAAGTTCTAATATGTATGACAGGTATAGGAGTTTATTCTACTTCCAACCAATTCGTCGATTTTCTctattcaatcatttttttaatgcaatactATTAATGAAAACATGCTTTCTCACTTCCGGTTCCGACTGAGCTATTAATTACTTGATTGCAGTCTAAAACCCTTTTTAGAAGCTGTCAAAGTGCTGACATACCAACTTTATGTGTTCGATGGCATTATATTTCGTTCTCGTTTTTGAAATGAAAGTCAAACCctttttgtttgacaatatttaaaaaaaaagaaatcttatTACCCATACACTCTGCATAAAAATTCAGTGAACTTCTCATGAATTTGACTACTTGAATATTTATTTAGAATATCAAAATGCTACATTCTTTGATTCGCatgaaatctatatatataaaaaatttcgatggttttgttcgaacgcgaatctgTTCAATACGCCCACACCCAATGTTAAAGAACGAGGGAaaagtcctcacgaaaagaaacgtgaggaaagtgctattttgcgagagtatagtcctctcgcgtgttcattcgttcattggaacagttcatcctattgagtggcttatatggacaaatgaccaccacttagtcaccgaaccatggtgccccatacggcaaaggcacggttcaatatgccgaaggtcttggattcgagtctcggtaccggtactttttttttgatagatgaactttttttgaagatgaacccatgagtaaagtactctcggtagtttctggatttatcctctccgtccgcacacagtaccattttactaccgaatcgtgctctttatcctctcgtatgccgatgcccagttctgggtgctaggaaggttcttacgccaaaaagttgcaactttggcaactctggaaccgattccggaaaatctgcagattgtatggaataagttgcgtaaaatcaaattttgatcataggaggctgaataaggaaaaagctaaaaacgtcaacaaacgaaaaaaggaaaagacgaagtttttcgggtaaggcttgtttaatATAATTCTATTTCCCAATTAACAATTGAGGCAAAACAGTATTCAAAGTGTCAATCGTTTgataaatttgtaatttgaaatgaAGAAACCCGACATAAATCTTTTTTTGGACAGAAAAAACTCTATAAAATTAATCAATAGAGAAATAAGTGTATTCTGGTCCCTCTTAACTTTCTACAACCAAACCCCGCCTatatggatggaagctaaggtgtaaaaagaggtttgcaaatgCCTCAACAATCACGCcctcggacacctagttttgagaaggaatctcgcaatcgagaacgccaaggcaatgctgtagagcgaataatttgatttttttttatagtagaaaatgagaaaaaaagacaaaaaattgacaaaatgactttaaaatcatgcaaaaaatagataggccAAAGGTAATGATAGGAGATGGTAGAGTAAGCCAAATAGTATCAGAAACATATATAAACTTAACAACATAAGTGCAaataaacatattaaaaatgaaacaagaaaaatataaaacaagagaaaagaTTTTGTTTCGTAGAacgaaagttgctcaaaatgaccttctgaacaagagtaaaataaaaaaaaatcgaaaaaaaatttaggcAGTATAGGGTTAATAAGTCACAAACTATTTGATGCTCAGTTTCGAGGGCATTTCTTATGGGGAAAATGATTTCGGATGTCAGATTCAGTAGTTGTTctgtaactgggcgttgtttaactgggctgctttttaattgggcgctcgataactgggccgtagcccagtcaaaaagcagacaaacgtcaaaaaaccaaaacaaattacCAAGGGGTTATTGGATGCAAcaatcatgttcaataaataaaaacacttttttcaaacttttatttaatttcaagtcacaataaaagaaatataaaaagtaagcattgtaaataaatttgagaaacttttacttttatatttcatcaggaaaatattatgcgtCGGTgatcccctcgttatttttcgttcagcccagttaacgagcagcattcggtggctgggctacgttctcagcccagttattGTACAAGTACTGTATTCATTGTTTTagtaattcaataaaaaaaggaaTTCTTTCATATCATCTGATATTTATATGAACAACAAATGGAAGGTTAGTTGTGTTCATTCCCttcattttcttcattttcaatttccggCTCGTAAATGTACGGAAGTCTGTCGATGAGTTTCATTTGACCATCGATCCACTCCCGAAAGAATGTTACGTTTGTGAATACACTGGGTACATTCGGCTCCACCGTACTCCAGGAGTACAGCCCAACCTGGTAAAACTGCCGGTCCTTCCCGGGCACCGTGCAAACCAACGGCGATCCCACATCCAACCTGCCAATGTTGACGGTGTTGGCCTCCTCCTCGGCACATTGGAAGGATTCGCTCAGCTTGAACACGTTTTTGTAAATCATACGTCGCAGGCTGTCCTCACAGGGTCTCGACTCGGTCAGCTGCAGCTCGACAGTTTTCATAACCGGACGAACTCCGTCCGAGGTTCCATCGCCCCAGCCCGTAAACAGGCAGTTACTCTCTTTGAAGCTGGTTCCGAGTCTGGGCAAGCAGATCCGGTTGATGGTACGAGAGTAGTCGAACTTGTCCGACAGCACTAAGAACGCAATGTCGTAGATTCGAGAGGTGTGGCCAAATTTGGGGTGAATAATGACTTGCTCCAAGGAGCGCTCCTAAAAGTattataagtttttaaaatgtgaaagATACGATTAAGAAGATTTCCAAGTACCTGTCGTTTTTCTCTTTTACTAAAAACATCTAGCATGCCACCGATAACGATTAGAGACGATTGGTTCTTATTATGAACGCATGTGGCTGCCGTCAGGACCACAAAGTCATCTATTATGGTTCCTCCACAGTGGAAGATGTCCTGGTTGGTTCCATAGAAGCTCTTTTCACGCGAAAAGATTCCCACATTCCATGGAAATTCACCACGATGAGAGTCCCCAATGGCTTGTCCCCTGGAATCCTCTTCCGAACTTCCATAGCCACAGTCTTCAGGATCAAACGGTTCTTCCGGAAGCTCGGGCTCTTCAGTCGTAGTCGTAGTCGTTGTCGTCGTTGTAGTAGTTGGTCTTGTTTGTTTGATCCTCTTAGTGGTAATTGCTGGTGGTTTCGTGGGACGCGTGGGAAATGCAAATCCATTGTCAGGTTGGTTGACCGAGTTGTCGGATTCTCTGCTACAGCAAACCAAAATCGATCCACAGCTGACATCGGGCCTCATCAATGCACTGTAATTTATTAAGTGAATTAGTCATTTAAACTATCAACGATATTGAACATCGATTTACATGTCCGCGCACTCCTTTATACAAACGCCTCGGCCATTGTCACACGTGGGAGGATTCGCGAAGAAGTTCAAAATCGGATCCGGCGTCGTAGATCTACGCCGGCTGAAGTTAAACACTTCGTCGGCGTCGTTCTGGGCAACCACACACCAGAAGAACACCGTGGCACACAAGAAGCAAAACAACGCTGCTACAACCTTCCCGTACATCGCTGAGCGGTCAACTGTACCTTCGCGGGACGTTATTTTGTATTCGTTCTTATCAAATCCACGTATATGATGAGCCGCATACGAGAGCAAAGGTTGGCAAGGATCGCTGGTAGACAGACGCAGGCGGCAGCATCTCGTGGGAATCCC harbors:
- the LOC120415229 gene encoding inactive CLIP domain-containing serine protease A30-like is translated as MYGKVVAALFCFLCATVFFWCVVAQNDADEVFNFSRRRSTTPDPILNFFANPPTCDNGRGVCIKECADIALMRPDVSCGSILVCCSRESDNSVNQPDNGFAFPTRPTKPPAITTKRIKQTRPTTTTTTTTTTTTEEPELPEEPFDPEDCGYGSSEEDSRGQAIGDSHRGEFPWNVGIFSREKSFYGTNQDIFHCGGTIIDDFVVLTAATCVHNKNQSSLIVIGGMLDVFSKREKRQERSLEQVIIHPKFGHTSRIYDIAFLVLSDKFDYSRTINRICLPRLGTSFKESNCLFTGWGDGTSDGVRPVMKTVELQLTESRPCEDSLRRMIYKNVFKLSESFQCAEEEANTVNIGRLDVGSPLVCTVPGKDRQFYQVGLYSWSTVEPNVPSVFTNVTFFREWIDGQMKLIDRLPYIYEPEIENEENEGNEHN